The following are from one region of the Desulfobulbaceae bacterium genome:
- a CDS encoding DUF3800 domain-containing protein yields MKIEVYCDEAYPDLFSSKDKQAKYLFIGSLWLKSEDRERYKQAIHVLRNQHKIGPEFKWNKVSPSKLDFYKSLIDWFVEQGDDLRFRCIAIDSGQVDLLKYHENDQELGFYKFYYQVIKHWIHDLNEYQIFCDYKSNRRRDRLQVLKRCLDYANLSATISTVQAIRSEESVLIQLADLLVGIVSAKFNKKLVAGSSKTELVKHCESGLCKSILPTGLCEKKFNFFRINFGGVW; encoded by the coding sequence ATGAAGATTGAAGTTTACTGTGATGAAGCCTATCCCGATCTTTTTTCCTCTAAAGATAAACAGGCGAAGTATCTCTTCATTGGCAGCCTATGGCTGAAAAGCGAAGACCGGGAACGTTATAAACAGGCAATCCATGTTCTTCGGAATCAGCATAAAATTGGTCCAGAGTTTAAATGGAATAAAGTGTCACCGTCCAAACTCGATTTTTACAAAAGCCTGATTGATTGGTTTGTCGAGCAGGGTGATGATCTACGGTTTCGTTGCATCGCCATAGACAGTGGGCAGGTGGATTTACTTAAATATCATGAAAATGACCAGGAGCTTGGTTTCTATAAATTTTACTACCAAGTGATTAAACATTGGATTCATGATCTCAACGAATATCAAATTTTCTGTGATTATAAAAGCAATCGCCGGCGGGACCGTCTGCAGGTTTTAAAACGCTGTTTGGATTATGCGAATTTGTCGGCGACCATCTCAACAGTACAGGCAATCCGTTCTGAAGAGTCTGTTCTTATTCAGTTGGCCGACTTGTTGGTCGGAATCGTCTCAGCAAAATTTAACAAGAAATTGGTAGCCGGGTCGTCTAAAACTGAGCTTGTTAAGCATTGTGAGTCTGGGCTTTGCAAGTCCATTTTGCCAACGGGTTTATGTGAAAAGAAATTTAATTTCTTTCGGATAAATTTTGGAGGCGTTTGGTAA